The following proteins come from a genomic window of Malus domestica chromosome 02, GDT2T_hap1:
- the LOC103407083 gene encoding probable LRR receptor-like serine/threonine-protein kinase At3g47570 yields MKLYRFFPTVFFSHFCMHALVIHSCLGLRLRGNETDRLALLEFKASITNDPFGVMTSWNETIHFCHWYGVSCGRRHQRVTRLDLRSSKLSGSISPHVGNLSFLRRIHLHNNSFSNQIPPDFGRLRRLQHLLLQNNSLSGEIPSNLSRCSQLLRLSLNFNVLVGNIPKELGTLSKLTDFAFHDNQLTGNFPNSFSNISSLELISAAANNLYGSIPDIFGQMTNLTFLSFDANDLSGTIPPSIFNLSSITTFAVTLNKIQGTLPSNLGIAFPSLEHFSVGNNQFSGPIPVSISNASNLFHLAMERNKLHGKVPSLENLRRLGWIVLADNNLGSGGVGDLSFLCDLTNATGLEMVAIHFNNFGGALPQCIANLSSSILQIGMSENKLVGSIPNGFGNLVKLETLWLSGNRLSGHIPPDVGRLHNFGVMSPEVVGRLSSSLSVLDLSENHLTGFLPKEIGHFPNLEAFDISNNMFFGEIPPNLGSCIKLEFLDMEGNFIQGDIPSSLGSLRGLIGLYLSHNNLSGMIPEFLERFEFMQSLDLSYNNFEGMLPMKGIFSNASAISVEGNSKLCGGIPDLHLPECKLQRSKKGGLSLTVKWVISLIFGLLGITFAIVFWYLCSVRRERKEHTSSDSEEFLRLSYRSLLNATNGFSISNLIGVGSFGSVYKGVLEQGETVAIKVINLVRRGASKSFIAECEALRNIRHRNLMKVLSVCSGIDYRGCEFKALVYEFMVNGSLEEWLHPTEAIGENIERPRSLNFSQRLSIAINSAV; encoded by the exons ATGAAGCTTTACAGGTTCTTTCCAACTGTGTTTTTCTCACATTTTTGTATGCATGCTCTTGTTATTCACTCCTGCCTTGGTTTGAGACTGAGGGGAAACGAGACAGATCGACTGGCCTTGCTAGAGTTCAAGGCTAGCATAACCAATGACCCTTTTGGAGTCATGACTTCGTGGAACGAAACCATCCACTTCTGCCATTGGTATGGAGTTTCATGCGGTCGTCGTCACCAGAGGGTCACGAGGTTGGACCTGCGGTCCTCGAAACTTTCGGGCTCTATATCACCCCATGTCGGAAACTTGAGTTTCTTGAGACGGATTCATCTCCACAACAACAGCTTCAGCAATCAAATACCTCCAGATTTTGGCCGTCTGCGCAGATTGCAACATTTACTATTGCAGAATAATTCACTGAGTGGTGAAATACCCTCCAACCTATCCAGGTGCTCTCAACTCCTAAGATTGTCTCTTAATTTTAATGTTCTCGTAGGAAACATTCCTAAGGAGCTTGGCACCTTGTCCAAGCTAACAGATTTTGCATTTCATGACAACCAGCTCACAGGAAATTTTCCCAACTCCTTTTCCAACATATCATCACTTGAACTTATTTCTGCAGCTGCTAACAATTTATATGGGAGCATTCCTGATATATTTGGCCAAATGACCAATCTTACGTTCCTTTCTTTCGACGCAAATGACCTGTCCGGAACGATCCCCCCCTCAATCTTCAATCTCTCTTCTATCACAACCTTTGCCGTGACACTCAACAAAATCCAGGGGACTTTGCCCTCAAACTTAGGTATTGCCTTTCCAAGCCTCGAACATTTTTCTGTTGGCAACAACCAATTTAGCGGACCTATTCCTGTGTCAATTTCTAACGCTTCAAATCTGTTTCATCTTGCAATGGAAAGAAACAAACTACATGGAAAAGTCCCTTCGTTAGAAAATTTACGTAGGCTTGGGTGGATAGTTCTTGCTGATAACAATCTTGGAAGTGGGGGAGTTGGCGATTTGAGCTTTCTTTGCGATTTGACTAATGCCACCGGTTTAGAAATGGTAGCAATTCATTTTAACAATTTCGGGGGTGCCTTGCCTCAATGTATAGCCAACTTATCTTCTTCTATTTTACAAATCGGCATGAGTGAAAATAAATTAGTAGGAAGTATACCGAACGGGTTTGGAAATTTGGTTAAGTTGGAGACCCTTTGGCTGTCTGGGAACCGACTTTCAGGTCACATTCCGCCAGATGTTGGAAGGCTTCATAACTT TGGTGTCATGTCCCCTGAAGTCGTCGGTCGTCTGTCATCTTCATTGTCTGTATTGGATTTATCTGAAAACCATTTGACTGGATTCCTACCAAAAGAAATAGGACATTTCCCAAATCTGGAGGCCTTTGATATCTCAAATAACATGTTCTTTGGTGAAATTCCTCCAAATCTTGGGAGTTGTATTAAATTAGAGTTTCTAGACATGGAGGGGAACTTCATCCAAGGGGATATTCCATCTTCTTTGGGTTCACTAAGAGGTTTAATAGGGCTATATCTATCTCACAACAACTTGTCAGGCATGATTCCAGAATTCTTGGAGCGGTTTGAATTTATGCAATCTTTGGACCTCTCCTATAATAATTTTGAGGGCATGCTACCAATGAAAGGGATTTTCAGTAATGCAAGTGCCATATCAGTTGAAGGAAATAGTAAACTTTGCGGTGGAATACCTGACTTGCATTTGCCAGAATGCAAGTTACAACGTTCCAAGAAGGGAGGATTGAGTCTAACCGTCAAATGGGTAATCTCTCTTATTTTTGGTCTTCTTGGAATCACGTTTGCCATCGTGTTTTGGTACCTTTGTAGCGTaaggagagaaagaaaggagCACACTTCAAGTGATTCAGAAGAATTTCTCAGGCTATCTTACCGAAGTCTTCTAAATGCAACAAATGGATTCTCCATTTCCAACTTGATTGGTGTGGGAAGTTTTGGGTCTGTTTATAAAGGAGTACTCGAACAAGGTGAAACAGTTGCCATCAAGGTAATCAATCTCGTTCGTCGTGGCGCTTCCAAAAGTTTCATTGCTGAGTGTGAAGCTTTGAGAAATATCAGACACCGTAATCTTATGAAGGTACTCTCTGTATGTTCGGGGATTGACTATCGTGGTTGTGAGTTCAAGGCCTTAGTATATGAGTTTATGGTTAATGGGAGCTTAGAGGAATGGTTGCATCCAACTGAAGCAATTGGTGAAAACATTGAGAGACCAAGGAGCTTGAATTTTTCTCAAAGGTTGAGTATTGCAattaactccgccgtgtaa